The genomic region ATAAGTCTCGTGTTCTCCCGCCCATACGCTGGCCTTTCCTTCCCAATCATTACCTGGCTTCCGGGTAATGACGTTGATCACTCCGCCAATGGCATTTTTACCGTACAGCGTACCCTGTGGACCACGAAGCACCTCGATCCGTTCGACATTGAGAAGCTCTAAATCAACCTGTGTGACATCATCGTATGGCACACCGTCAACATATATAACCACCGGACTTCTCCGGGTGAACATGCTGGGGCCGATACCCCTGATGGCAACACCGCTAAATCCTCCCAACTCCTTGCTGACTGATAGATTCGGGATCATATCGATAACATCGGCGATGGTTTCAACTCCTGCATCCTCCAGCTCGGTTTCGGTGATTGCGGTAATAGCCGCCGGTACTTTCTGGACACTTTCCTCCCGCTTCTGGGCAGTCACGGTAATGGACGAAGCCTCGTACACTCGTATATCACCGTCATCCTTTTCCAAGACATCATCTTCCGCAAGCAAACATCCGGAATACAACTGTGGGAGAAAAAAACACAACCCCGCCACCAGCATTTTTTTGAACGACATAACTTCACCTCTACCCGATTATTTTATTGCATTCAAAAATTTTACGATCGTGTTGCTTAACCATTTGTAGAGATGAATATAACGCAACTAAACTTATTTAGACTAATTAAAGAAAAATAAAAAATATTATAGCTCATATTCCTACCCTACCTGTCGAAGAGCGTGCTTGAAGAAAACCTGAATCAGGTGTTTCTCCTGTGACCTACTCGACATCATTTATTTTTATAGCTGCCAACAACTGGATGGGGAAAGCAACACTTTCATCAGGCTGCAGTATGGTGATTTCTCCAAAACCCGTTTCACCGAGAGCATCTTTCAATGCATTTACCGATAATTTATAAACAGGATATCCCTTGGCCTGCGTCATCAGCTCGACCATGGCAATTGTCAGGCCGCATTCTTTCTTCGAACAAGACGCAATGTGGCTTGAAATAAACAATCCACCTTTTTTCATGGAACCGTTCACTTTTTTCAGAAATGCCCGCAAAACCGCTCCTTCTCTACACTCATACAAAAAGCGGGAAATGAAAAACACACCATAGTCATTCCCCAGCGAGCAATCCCCCAAGCCCTTGATATCATGATATGTTATCCGATCGAAATTCTCTTCCCGACACTTCAGTTCTTTTGCCAGAGAGCACACCTCCGGCAATTCGTAGACATGAGAATGAAGGTTGCTGTTTTCATGCAAGAACGCAAAAGAGTAGTAACCTGTCCCCCCTGCAAAGTCACACATTTTGATTGCACCGTGAAAACCCGGCATACTCTTTATAAATGAAACTGCCGCCTGTATCTCCCCTGCTTTAGCACTTCTCTCCATAGCCAGAACAGCATTTTCCGATACCCACATCCCGCTATTGAACCTTTTGGTCTCCCCCTTCAAGGCCTGCTTCAAACCGTCAAATGGACTGGTACCTTCGGAAAACATTCTCACCGCCTCCAACTGGTTTACAAGAGAATTACTCACCAGATATTCTTCAGAAAGAACCGTAAGACTGTAATAGCCATCCTGCTCTTTCATAAAATCAATGGCCACTAAAATTCGGAGCAGAGCGCCTGTAATACACTCGTCGGTATTCAGTTCTTGTGCAAGATCTCTCAAGGAAAGCGACTTACCCGAGAGCGCATCAAATAATCCAGTTTCAACCGCACTGTTTATTATTTGGGGCAGGTAACTTTTATACAACAGATTGTTAATCTGGCTGTATGGAGAGTTTAAAACCGGTAATTTCATGAACCATCCTGATATTTTTATTCATTTGTCAATTAATTATATAAAGTCTAAATAAAATAATAACCAGAACCACAATTCACATATTTTATTCTTTTTACAGCACGCTTTCAGGCTCTTTTTCACGGCATGATTCCGCAACCTTCTGTTTATCGGAAACAGTTTCACTACCGAACGGTTTGAACCATGCCAAAAGGATAGGTGTAACGAAATAATCGACAACCAGCGCCGTCAAAATACCGCTACCTATCAGTACACCCATGTTGAAAAACACATTAGTAACCGACACGAGATACGCTGAAAAACCGAGAATGAGCACCAGAGAAGTCAGGAAAAGAGCTGAACCGACAGCAATGAACACTCGCCTGCAACTTTCCCTGTAGCTACCTGTCCGAACAAACTCGAGCTGCGCATGATTGATAAAATGAA from Prosthecochloris marina harbors:
- a CDS encoding methyltransferase family protein, whose translation is MKLPVLNSPYSQINNLLYKSYLPQIINSAVETGLFDALSGKSLSLRDLAQELNTDECITGALLRILVAIDFMKEQDGYYSLTVLSEEYLVSNSLVNQLEAVRMFSEGTSPFDGLKQALKGETKRFNSGMWVSENAVLAMERSAKAGEIQAAVSFIKSMPGFHGAIKMCDFAGGTGYYSFAFLHENSNLHSHVYELPEVCSLAKELKCREENFDRITYHDIKGLGDCSLGNDYGVFFISRFLYECREGAVLRAFLKKVNGSMKKGGLFISSHIASCSKKECGLTIAMVELMTQAKGYPVYKLSVNALKDALGETGFGEITILQPDESVAFPIQLLAAIKINDVE